In Thermoflexus sp., a single genomic region encodes these proteins:
- a CDS encoding branched-chain amino acid transaminase, whose product MAPRSEWIWWNGRLVPWDQATVHVTAHALHYGTSVFEGIRAYETPQGAAIFRLRPHLARLLFSARLLRLEIPYTEEQLMQAVVETVRANGHSSCYIRPLVFRGPGPLGVDGRSCPVEVVIITFEWGKYLGQEALEKGVDVIVSSWRRMAPDTFPALGKIGGQYVNSQFAAMEAHDLGYAEAIMLDAYGYVAEGSGENLFLIKDGVLYTPPFHNSILLGVTRDAVLTLAREQGIEVREQPIPREWLYAADEIFMTGTAAEITPVRSVDRIPIGCGQPGPITRRLQERFFAIVTGRAPDVYGWLTPVTAA is encoded by the coding sequence ATGGCGCCGAGAAGCGAGTGGATCTGGTGGAACGGGCGGCTGGTGCCCTGGGATCAGGCCACGGTGCACGTCACGGCCCATGCCCTGCATTATGGAACGAGCGTGTTCGAAGGGATCCGGGCCTATGAGACGCCCCAGGGGGCGGCGATCTTCCGGCTTCGACCGCACCTGGCCCGGTTGCTCTTCTCCGCCCGCCTCCTCCGCCTGGAGATCCCTTACACCGAGGAACAGCTTATGCAGGCGGTCGTGGAGACGGTGCGGGCCAATGGGCATTCCTCCTGCTATATCCGCCCCCTGGTCTTTCGAGGCCCGGGTCCCCTGGGGGTGGATGGCCGCTCGTGCCCGGTGGAGGTGGTGATCATCACCTTCGAGTGGGGGAAGTATCTCGGCCAGGAGGCGCTGGAGAAGGGGGTGGATGTCATCGTCTCCTCGTGGCGGCGCATGGCGCCGGACACCTTCCCGGCGCTGGGCAAGATCGGCGGCCAGTATGTCAACTCGCAGTTCGCGGCCATGGAAGCCCATGATCTGGGATATGCGGAAGCGATCATGCTGGACGCCTATGGCTATGTGGCGGAGGGGAGCGGGGAGAATCTATTCCTGATCAAGGATGGCGTGCTCTACACGCCGCCCTTCCACAATTCGATCCTGCTGGGCGTCACCCGCGACGCGGTGCTGACGCTGGCCCGGGAGCAGGGGATTGAGGTCCGGGAGCAGCCCATCCCGCGGGAATGGCTGTATGCAGCCGATGAGATCTTTATGACCGGGACCGCAGCGGAGATCACTCCGGTGCGATCGGTGGATCGCATCCCTATCGGATGCGGGCAGCCCGGCCCGATCACCCGCCGCCTCCAGGAACGGTTCTTCGCCATCGTGACAGGCCGGGCGCCGGATGTGTATGGGTGGCTGACGCCTGTGACCGCAGCTTGA